Genomic DNA from Xiphophorus hellerii strain 12219 chromosome 16, Xiphophorus_hellerii-4.1, whole genome shotgun sequence:
TGATATGTGTGTAGTCCATCTGGAATGACTTCATTATCTCAGGGTAAACCTCGCTGTCAGACTGAGAACttttgttgaatgttttctaTTTGAGAATTTACAACATGACCAGCTGCAAGTTGTTGGatcaattaataaatattttttagggCAAGCAGGAAAACCCAGACCTCCATGTCCTTAGCAACACTCTTGAGCTCAATCTGGGATACTCCAAGGCATTCCCAGGTCAGAGTGTAATCTGGGTAATCTGGGTAATCTGGGTCTGCCCTGGAGTCTCTTCACAgtgggacaaaaacaaaatgccatCATTCAGGATGACAGTGTAATACGATACAGAtaagctgtgaaaaaaatagagctcctctgccttctcccagtgctcccaacTGCAGAAGTCCGTTGCTAAGAAGTAGCCAATCAGAGTCAGAAGGAGGTCTTCTGGATttttggttttcctgtaatggtgaGTTGTTTCATTATTAAGTGCAAACACCAGGGTGATTGGCAAGTTTTATTTAGATGGATTTCGATTGAGAAACGGTTTCAGAGCCCCTGGACTAGTCTGAGGttgaatttttcttctttcataaCCAggtaaaaaattacataatcatttatttttttctgtcccactgtaagaaacacaaaatactttatCCCTACAGTCTCAGCAGAAGGTAGTGTTTATTGGTGTGTTATgcatcttttgttttaatttccatagCAACTGAAATATTACAAGTAGAAAACATTCATCAAATATGTTTCCACTAATAAAGAAACGTCTGCTACAGTCAACAATAAATCTGTCATCTAAGTTTAATAACTCATGAAGAATAAACCAACAAATACtgaattattgtattttttagagAGAGATTCCACCTGGTGTCTTTTTCCACCAGCTGGCCCTTCAGGGAGCCTCCTGCACTTATATAACAGGAATTATTTCTAATTCCGTTAAGCAGATATTACCATATAAGATTCTGCTGTAGTTGATAAACCTTAAGCTGGCTACAAGTGCAGTTACAAGTTACCATGGTCACTGACAGCTGATGCACTTCTAGATTTGTAGTTGGTCCATTTCTCACCTGCAGTAGCGAGAAAATCCAAGTTTTCCTGAACTTTTTCAAACGCAGAGAGGATCgggacacaaacacaccaacCTGGTATAGGGTCTGGTACCTGAGCAAATACACAAACAACAATCAGAACCTTCCATCTGAATGATACAGattctaaaaattaaataaaaagacgGTTTACTGACCAGCGATACTGTTCCGCATGTGATAAGGAAGAGTTGTGAAAAAACAGGAGCTCCATCtgacaaatacaacaaaaagaaaatcaaaattcttctcataaaaatgtttatagtaattttattgttaaaaagaataatttctcCTTCATGATAGTTGGAGCTCATAATTCCAATCATCTCACACAAAATTACAGCATGCAGTGAGATGAGTGTGAGGCCAGAGGTCACTAAAGAGCTTACCAAGCCTTGGTTGATGAAGTACTCAGCAAAGTAGACCAGTCCCAGAGGAATAACAAACGGTAATAACAAGCCCTGTTCACAGGAACAATATGAACTCTTAGTGTTTGATGACAATGAAGAAAATTTTCCAAACGTGTGAGAGATGCACTTACCTTGATGACAGCTAACTTCTCCTGCAGGGTGACCGGTCCCATGGTCCTGTCCTCTGTTACAGTCAATGAGGAGAGAATAATCAGTCACTACACATGCATTCACTGTagagatcatcatcatcagtacAGCTGTTACAGTTACAtgataaaatattcataatcATTTTACTCAGGTCACACTAAAGCTACAGACTTTAGTGTACTTTATTGGGACTGAATGTGACCAATCAACACACTCAACTGCGTTTAGTGTTGCCTCTGCTCAGACAACGCTAAACGTTTTGGCCTATATGTTAAATGTTTGGTGTGAATGAGAAGGAACATTTCAAATCCCCATAATTCCACCATCTCCACAATGAAGCAAGGTGGCGTTTACTGatgggatgtttttcttcaacagggaagctggtcaggcctgatggaaagatggatggagctaaaccCAGAACATCAAAACATCCAGGTTTGGTTGGATGTGTGAAGGGTTTAATCTAAAGGTGGGACTTGAGTTAATTACAGGGTTAGACTGAATCAAAGTGCTACAGCCGATCAGTTCCTCAtgtttcaggaactcctgatcATTCCTGGAACTTGTTTGTAGACCGTGGACGCTGACGTTAGCGTTGgggacgtctgtgctgctgctataTGTTTAGAACTGAGAAGCTATTTAAGACTTGAATAGCttcactgataggctaactccctttagcacaacttgaacacaacaatagtcttttccagcatctAATCAGACCAGGCACGTGCGGAGGGGGAGGGCGaggggggcttgagcccctgccctttttatccttgatgcccctaatgccctttttgaggttttttttccaaactttttttttattattatttttatttttaatctgtatgtcagaaggcctgcttgtgtccctcagcaataatatttagctaaatataataatttagtaaaaataaactagtctggctgccctcagtctaataatgactctcagagcctccatgttgttcagacaccAGGTcaatggtgaggaggaggaggatctgtgtcctttaactatcaaattatgggcaagaatatttttttcatacactggttgtgaataaaaacgtaggtctgatgttgacgttagaaaaactttctatttatatttttataactgTCCTTGCAATAGTGGGACAAAACCTGCCTCgcccctaaacacagaaatgctgcagagaaaacttttgactttaacttcatcattctgctaaaggcccggttcgctacaggcagcttgagtcggtccaccgacagatagaaagaatatctgtctttatatcagacatcctgatataagacacgaTACTGTCACCGTGAGTCGCAATGCAGCTCAAAGCGacggtaccacccggtaccacctggtaccacccggtaccacctgctctctgttcgctctgcttctccttaacgtttctaccaggcgggttaaagccgctgctgacgggatctgggctggaggtcaGCGGCcgtaaatagaagttattgcagaatctcaagtgttaaaggaagattcggtccaattagagtcacaaaataaacatcagagaaaatattgtagcaataattagaactgcagcaaaaagccaaacatgccacaatgaaatgaatcaaaatatcTCCAGAGCATCGGGGAACTGGCATAGGGGACACCGGGgaattccaggtagattccagagatgtgcatcgcagcagctgttcctccagggccggcccaaggtaatatggggccttagacagaaccccccccccggaacccgtcctactaagaacctcagcatcactaacatgtttaaatatagataaggtgaatctgtgagaggagaccaggtttattggccgagtttaaaatcaatcactgattattggctATTTGATGttatgtatttgtgaacaaacccaactcaaacacaaagattacaccatattgtagccatggtaacacaacaatcaaactatcaagatgattctttaaacttttacaaagtaaacttcctaattaaatcctaaatgtactatttatttttctcagctgaatgcattaaattaaatgtaataacattgtcattctctataaatgatgctacaggtttagatctatgatctgtgttacaattaaaccatttctaggggcccctgagtgtctggaggcccctgaatgtctggaggcccctgagtgtctggaggcccctgaatgtctggaggcccctgaatggcccctaccagcagctactgagttttctttgccttgatatctcagtcttataattctagatctcagaAGTTTAACATCAAtctattatatagagttaacccctttgagcttttggatctataaatcagtctgcagccaggttgttctagaggttaaatagatattattagggcttaattagtaaaatggcaccaattttgcttatttcataactttataaccagagaccttctctcctctggtctgtttaacagctacagtctcagatcagctcagccctccaagacggtcagcagcagaaacagaaactttatacctgttggggaaaatatagactagatttgcttcgcatttccccgcatgatggcaatgatatagtaggatccaattagattcttaattaatatgggttgttgctgtgttgttgtacggagtttttgttcaatgtgccccttttttaaatttgagcccctgcccctccataggtctctgcacggccctgaatcagatcaatcaatcagtcaaattttatttgtatagcccatttcagcagcaaggcatttcaaagtgctttacatcatatcaaacacagaaacacaaggcaacatagaatcaacaatcaaaacacgacattaattCAGGTTCCATCataaaatttgtaattgattacatttcaaatacaatcctaaacaggtgggtttttagtggagtttgcatccatagcaggtttacctgttacactcctactgtgttatatggaacaaaatacctgttgctatttttattcccactcacgctcacaatcacacagtttaaaacgatgtaaacagcaatttaatgggcttctggcacaaggctccatACACCTCTTTCATGGAATTTCGAGCAGAGACTCCATCGTCCCtcacttatttttttgtgcacttctatggtacctgttagtgtctagaatttacagatCTGTTTTACAAGCAGAAATGAACCTGAAGCAGCTTTGTTCTCCATCATTTTGTTTCACATCAGATTTTCAGGCGTCCCAGAAACACAGAACAAATATTCCGGCTCGGGTCTTTGGTATTCTCATCATAATACAGGTATGATAGTCAAGTATTcattctttttctctctgccttCTTAAATCCAAACATAAGTAGTTTAGACTTCAACACATATACTTCTGGATTTTGATAACTGCTGTGTGTAAATGATTtacattaattattattattattattattattattattattattattattattcaagaTTATTTACTTGATGTTTGTTCTGTTGCTGAATTGAACTGAGATGAATCAGATCATTTAAAGTCCTAGAATGCTTCGTTAAATGACTCTTTAAGTTAGTAAAGATGTTCCATCAACCTCCCCCACTTATTGGTGACTTGCTTATTTTGTAGAGAATTAAACTGATATACAAATATGAACAGAATTTTTCCAGCAAATCAAGCTTACATCTAGATTCTTATCACTTGCTCTGAAAAATTAAAGCTAAATTAGTGGACAGCAACCACATTACATGATAACAAGCACGTCTTATGAAGAGGAAATGTTCATTTAGAGATTAATTACTTTCTAATCAAACCAAATATCAACACGTTTCCTCAAATAGAGAAACTGACATTTCAGTCAGATCAGATAAAACTAATGGAAAACGTGACACTGGCCAACTCATATTGATGGACAAACTCTGATATCACATTAACTGATTGACCAATTACAAAATCAAGCATTCTGGAAATTCTATGTTAATGTTAGACATTCTGGATGTTGTTGGATGTTGCTGGATGTTTTACCTGGAGCTGATGTCTCCAGGTCATCTTCTGATTCGTCCATCAGTCGCTGTCGTTCCTCTGAGTCCACAGGTGGACACTCTGTCTCTGACCTGCTCCACTGAGGTAGAGAAGGttcaggaaccagcagaacgAAATAGCTGGTGATGGAGGAAGAATACATACAAATGATGATTATGTTAGATATTGATTCTCCTTTGTAATGTGTTCCTACATGACATGAGTTTTAAGGGTGCACCCTTTTTCAGCCTACTGTCCCACAATAAAGCCCAATAAATCACTGAAAGTGCTTACTAGATTCTTCAACATATACCTGCTTTGCAAAAGTTTCCATACCAACAGACTTTCAGAGTGTTTATTTCattgagatttattttagtaaaccaacacaaagtagtccaGAATCATAAAGagcaagaaaatatttgtaaattagAAAAGTGTGCCTTTGTTTTCCTGCATTCATTCTGTTAATAGCTCATAGCACAGCTGCGTCTCTATCAGCTCTCCAAGCTTCTGAGCTCcctcctcacagagcagctctccaatgcaactccttcagactagccaggagcaattagcaaacacctgatggaactgcACAGCTACTGAACTCATAGTACTcaacttctatgcaccacaaatctggaacaaacttccagaaaattgcaaaacagctgaaacactgagttcctttaaatctagcctaaaacccacctgtttagagctgctttaGAACCATAATAATTGGATATTTGATGtgctttgatcattttgatgatggcactcatcaaaatgtaatctttgtttctggtttctcaattgttgactatatcttgtttttatgtctttttatttatgtgtttctaTGAGGTAAAAACTTTGAACTTGATTCAAACAGCTCTGAACAGCTTTAttactgaaatgtgctgtatGGCTAAACTTGTTTGATTGATTATACAAGCTaattctcagagcaacgctgtgaggagccatgctgtgatgacttcctgaactcagagtTTCAAGAGAAGGAGCTTTTGAAAAGACAGAGGCCTTTTGCAAGGAGTTAAATTAGtgagtaaaatttctttaaGTCATAtatgatatatacagcatttttataacaactgaaggtaacagttacttgattgagtgatactgcccctttaagtatgttgcaataagcaattaatcacatgataaattaaaatgagctctgCAATTTATATTCCGatgattaacattttttcaagagtaattttgtttacataaacccaataatccattttatttattgtttcattttgaagttgtttttatttctgtttttttattgattgtttttggttgtttgatCTTGGACACTTAAACATTAAACCAGATaacaactaaaactaaaactgtcaTGTTGACAGAACCATGCTCTTCAATATCTAGAATTAACAGCATGagaacttaaacattttttctaagcTCAGCTTAAGTGGCTTGTGACCAAACTGAAACTGCGTCATCAGTTTGAAAAGGGAGAGACTGTCAGCATGTTTCTAACACTTCCTGAAAGCAGCTCGTTACAGAAGTAATACGtttttaacagcatttcaaCACTTACCTAACTAGCATGGCAATCGGAACAATTAGCATGATGAGCAGTGTGGTCCGGGGGGAGAGATGTGCTTGGATGAGGCCTGCATAGAGGAGGGAACCAGCAACACCAGCAGCACCAGTGCCAGAACCCCATCCTTCCAGAACATTCCTGAGGATGAAGCCAGCAGAGTTACTAACCCCAAACCACACAGTGTAATGGATTACACTTAATATTATATACTGGAAAAcggaaaagtattcacactcctagAACCCTTCCACCTTTCGCCCAAATATTTAAACCCAAGAActacacaatattagaaaaatatgaaatatgcaATAATATTGTGGAATATTGTGATAATAGTACAAGTTGGAATAAATGAAATACTTAACAATATTAAGGATGAATTTGCTACATTGGAACTTATTAAACAAACCTGTTTCCATCTCGCCTTTAaagaattaactttttttttttttgaaaagccaGAAAGCATCTCAAGTGAGCatgattttttatgttttgtgaaactgagaaatttatttcaaattttgacatttacatcaaccttttctaatgtgatacttcaaaatgtgcataaaaagcattgataccataccataccaactttatttataaagcactttaaaacaaccacagctgatacaaagtgctgtacatcaaaacacaacataacaataaaaaaaaaacataaaataaaaacttacagtttaaaaacaaaaacatacaatttaaaactagaTCCCGCTAGAGttgaaagccaaataaaatagatgggttTTAAGACGAGCTTTAATAGAAACATAatataaagataaaatgaaGCCACATAGTTCTGTTCTTTGTGACTGGGAGAATGCCTGGACATTTTAATCCAGCAGCCACAGTCCAGTGCATACAGTGGTAAAGCCAACTGACCAAGCCTGACCAAACCTGCCCGTCTTCTAATGACGAAGTGAGCGAAGCTCCGCTTgggttgagacccaaatggaagaacaaaaacatgcagaaagaaaatTTGGCATAATAAGTCTCCTTAAAGTATTTATTCATGTGTCATGAGTCACATTAATATGACATTCACCAACGTTATCACATGTTTTCTGCAGGTTGTAGAACAGGTCCCACTCTTGGTTATGAGTTTGATTCAGTTTAAGCACCTTATAAAACTCAAAAGAAACTAAGACATAGATGTTGGTTTTACCTGTTGAAGAAAACACTGAGTGACAGGAATGATAGTTCCCCCAGCCCAGAGCTTATACTTGCAAAGATCACTCCTGTAACAACACAGAGTGAGTCTGGTGTGAATGCAGGAACTTTTAGCACACATGCAAAGAAACCAAAAAGTTTATACAGAAACATCCCCACCTTAGCATTACTGTACAATTTCTTAATGTGCAGAAAGATGTTCTCTTAAGTGtcgtatttattttgaatttacaaaaactaccaaaaaaatctgatcttttgTCACCACAGACAAATGTTAGCCTGAAATGTTAGCCTAAACCGTAACACATAACCAACAGACAGTAGGAAGGAGCAAAGTGTTGGTTTGTGCTCTACGCTGTGCATAGAGGCGCCACTAAAACGACCACTGAATTTGTTTTCCAGTCAGAATTTTCTATATTCAAACAGATGTTTGTGCTTTGAAAACACACATCAATGTGTCTGCATACATCCCAGAAAGTACCTAGCTGCATCCTGCAGGCCACAGACAGTACTGTCTTGTTGCCAGCTTGTGACTGTGTGGATATTCATAGTATTCTGAATGTCAGTAAGTCAAGGAGAAGCAGACAGTTGGTGTCTCCACCATCAGTCATAGCATGTCCGGAGTGAGCAGAGGAGTATAAACACTTGGGGATCATTTTTGATCATCTCCTCCAACACAGAACATATTCTCACAAAGTgtcaacaacagcaacagctcCTAGGGAAGTTCAATTCCTGTAGagtcaggaaaacatttttactgacaTTCTGCTGCGCTGTGAGGAACTTATCTATGTGAGCAGCTATTCTCCCGGCCTgttgacctttgccacatgcCTTCCCCTTCGTTCATAACCCACCTTCCTGTCAGACTACTATCattaaaggccactagagccagaaaaaaaacttggaaaaccatttcagtataaatgtgtttctttgttggtctgatgtaatattataATTGTAAATGTAACGTTTCATTAACTGCAAGTCGAAAATGATAATAGCTAATAGAAATAATGGCTTTTAAACATTCATCTCTATGTAATTACTCTATATGATGTGTTTTACTTGGagataaagttcctgaaataaatggacaTTTCAATGATATTCCTTCTTTTATTTGAATGGATCACATTGTAGGTATATATGTACACTGAGTTATGACTTTGCATGCTTATGTATGTGTATTTACGTACAtatatgtgcatgtgtgtataaATCTTCCTTTACTGTtgcagttatttaaaatgtaattactgaCACATTTCATGGCGATccatgtttgcttgttttttgcttttatgtgttaattttttttaaacgattgtgtttatgtttgtgctgctttgttttatctttaaattttcCCCCGGggacaaataaagttttactgaactgaactgagtaATGTAGCAGTGTTTCAtgataaaatggtaaatggcttgagtaacactttatttgaaggggtgggcataagactgacattacactgtcataaacataatgTAAcatctgtcataaacataaagaAGTCTTCATGAATGATTACAAGTGTTGTTGTGAATTGTCATTAAGGAAATAATGACACaaaattgacacttttaattcacattttatgcAAAGTTTTACTGCaactttgcataaaaatgtagttatttaccaaataatgctaagttgacacttttaatgcaactatTAATGcacatttgcattaaaagtgtcaaaattTTACATGCACTTCAAAGACATTATCTTTGTTGTTTCCTGGACTCGTGTAGCAGCAACATGCTGCTGTGTTAAAACTCTCAGTTTGATCATATCAGATCGCCTCCTTTGATAAAAAATGTTCACAGAAGGATGTATTAATAGCTGCACTTATCATGATGAGCTGCCTCAGGCTCATTTCAACATGAAGCTGTGATATCATATCTCTATGCATGCAAAGAAGATAAGGTGCAAACTAAACTGAAATGACTTAAATCTATCATCTGACTTCTCCATCATTATCAGCTTCACCACATATATCGAGAAGAGTTGGATGATCAATAATTACCAATAATACTTAGCCACACAGCAGAGGAAAAGGAAACAAGCAGGAAACTTGCTGCTGCCATGGCGACACAAAACAGCACCCGAAAactagaaataataaaagaatttGCTTTCAGAGTTTTGGAAAAGAATGCATCCTCAActtaattttcagaaaaatataaacaattcaCAAACTGTTTTACTTGGAATGCTGTGAATAAAAATtaagtaatgaaaaaaaacccactaaaaCTTTCAATGTTCTTCCCATCAGATTTGTTTCTTAGACATGTCAAGCTTGATCAAATATACTGATGGAATTTGAAGTAATAGTGATGAACTCACCCATAGGGTACTTTGTGGATCACAAAGGGAGCCGAAATCTTGATGAAGAGTGTTGGAAGAATGTCAGCCAGCAGCACAGCCTGCAAACACACATTACAACTGCTTACCTTCATTCATTCTGATCTTACAGAACTAattatgaaaagtttttttccatgttaaatACAGTGCCTTcctaaagtattcatacccagTATCACATTTCCTCAAACTTCTAAGGATTTCATGTGACACAATAACAGAAGCTACTGTGAGGCTGTGAAGTGAATGGAAAAGGATATACCATTTTatgtttgcaaagaaaaatctgaaaagtgtgttgtgAATTTGTATAAAGCCCCATTTAGTATTTTATTCCTGAATGAAGTTCCTTCAGAAGTCCCCTAATATAAAAACAGGCTTGTCCCTCctgttaaaactgaaatgacactttgaatggattttaactgattttattcaataggttatatatacagtatgtacctatatatctatatatacttatatatagatatatatatatttatatatagatatatagacaTATAGACAGAAAGTGCAAAAACTGCAGCTGAACCTGCAGTAGAGAACTGACATGATGGGCTGGATACAAAGACACATCATACTTCTGACTGTCAGTAAAACTTGAGAGAAGCtactaattatttatttttgccaccactttgacattttaacaacTGGCAATTAATAACCGTAATGTTAAACTGCATGCAAATGGAACAAAAGATCTATTACGACAACAACATTACTTCATTCATGATCAGCCTGATCTCAGCTGAAGCTCCATCAGCAAAACAGTTCCAAAAT
This window encodes:
- the cln3 gene encoding battenin isoform X1, which codes for MVRTMERSASINADQPEQLGTNGCCVKWRNWCGFWLLGLCNNFAYVVMLSAAHDILEKQESKNSTVTASDQLAVGLRAGNRSNSSRYDCSPVSTGAVLLADILPTLFIKISAPFVIHKVPYGFRVLFCVAMAAASFLLVSFSSAVWLSIIGVIFASISSGLGELSFLSLSVFFNRNVLEGWGSGTGAAGVAGSLLYAGLIQAHLSPRTTLLIMLIVPIAMLVSYFVLLVPEPSLPQWSRSETECPPVDSEERQRLMDESEDDLETSAPEDRTMGPVTLQEKLAVIKGLLLPFVIPLGLVYFAEYFINQGLMELLFFHNSSLSHAEQYRWYQTLYQVGVFVSRSSLRLKKFRKTWIFSLLQVVNAVFLIFAVLFQFLPSIWIVFGIILYEGLLGGAAYVNTFHFISKETESRYREFAMATSSVGDSLGIAVAGAAAFPTHSYFCSL
- the cln3 gene encoding battenin isoform X3; its protein translation is MVRTMERSASINADQPEQLGTNGCCVKWRNWCGFWLLGLCNNFAYVVMLSAAHDILEKQESKNSTVTASDQLAVGLRAGNRSNSSRYDCSPVSTGAVLLADILPTLFIKISAPFVIHKVPYGFRVLFCVAMAAASFLLVSFSSAVWLSIIGVIFASISSGLGELSFLSLSVFFNRNVLEGWGSGTGAAGVAGSLLYAGLIQAHLSPRTTLLIMLIVPIAMLVSYFVLLVPEPSLPQWSRSETECPPVDSEERQRLMDESEDDLETSAPEDRTMGPVTLQEKLAVIKGLLLPFVIPLGLVYFAEYFINQGLMELLFFHNSSLSHAEQYRWYQTLYQVGVFVSRSSLRLKKFRKTWIFSLLQVVNAVFLIFAVLFQPERSGRLIHQQIFNVSWC
- the cln3 gene encoding battenin isoform X2 — protein: MVRTMERSASINADQPEQLGTNGCCVKWRNWCGFWLLGLCNNFAYVVMLSAAHDILEKQESKNSTVTASDQLAVGLRAGNRSNSSRYDCSPVSTGAVLLADILPTLFIKISAPFVIHKVPYGFRVLFCVAMAAASFLLVSFSSAVWLSIIGVIFASISSGLGELSFLSLSVFFNRNVLEGWGSGTGAAGVAGSLLYAGLIQAHLSPRTTLLIMLIVPIAMLVSYFVLLVPEPSLPQWSRSETECPPVDSEERQRLMDESEDDLETSAPEDRTMGPVTLQEKLAVIKGLLLPFVIPLGLVYFAEYFINQGLMELLFFHNSSLSHAEQYRWYQTLYQVVNAVFLIFAVLFQFLPSIWIVFGIILYEGLLGGAAYVNTFHFISKETESRYREFAMATSSVGDSLGIAVAGAAAFPTHSYFCSL